From the Natrarchaeobaculum aegyptiacum genome, one window contains:
- a CDS encoding PGF-CTERM sorting domain-containing protein gives MNLGSRVGVDQRRVQRPDRLVEVAHVLESGVHEVDLEFPAGTFEEEEETDDTSPGGGGGGASPPADDDDDDVADDDPADDTAVADDDPADDDPVADDDPADDDPVADDDPADDPADDVADDDDDGIPGFGAFVAVAALLSAVVLAVRR, from the coding sequence GTGAATCTCGGCTCGAGAGTCGGCGTCGATCAGCGCCGTGTACAGCGACCGGATCGTCTCGTTGAGGTCGCTCACGTACTCGAGTCCGGCGTCCACGAAGTAGACCTCGAGTTCCCAGCGGGAACGTTCGAAGAGGAAGAAGAGACCGATGACACCAGCCCCGGTGGCGGTGGCGGTGGTGCATCACCACCAGCTGACGACGATGACGACGATGTCGCAGACGACGACCCAGCCGATGACACCGCGGTCGCAGACGACGACCCAGCAGACGATGACCCAGTCGCGGATGACGACCCAGCAGATGACGACCCCGTCGCGGACGACGACCCGGCCGACGATCCGGCTGACGACGTCGCAGACGACGATGACGACGGAATCCCCGGCTTCGGGGCCTTCGTCGCCGTAGCCGCACTGCTCTCGGCCGTCGTGCTCGCCGTCCGCCGCTAG
- a CDS encoding bacterio-opsin activator domain-containing protein has translation MDAGLEYVSDLNETIRSLYTALIDADSRAEIHRSVCQALTTIDRVDAAWIGTVDHDRNVVEPAAQAHLPPEFLDDQSFSLADDRPAPEAQVADERTVVDVDRIPVGVHEEPWRNTALIHGFRSVVAVPIRHEELFYGTLTVYSTETDALDERTTRLLEEFGTLVGFVTNAVERRDAFGDDQMVDLTVDVEPGEEDVCVALASRLETTVEVGNVTRRNRNSHVLHCSIDDVDPGTVTDVVAEIPGLESIRPLSESASTAYELVVVDQCVASRAVPISALLRSIRVTPTNCQIVFSVPEYRDYQRFLEQVRDVFSAATLVAKRQASEAGSVPVPELLEASLSEKQDEALRTAYHSGYFDDDRKRTGAEIATSLGIAQPTFSKRLRSAQRDLLAAILESDSL, from the coding sequence GTGGACGCCGGACTCGAGTACGTGAGCGACCTCAACGAGACGATCCGGTCGCTGTACACGGCGCTGATCGACGCCGACTCTCGAGCCGAGATTCACCGCTCTGTCTGTCAGGCGCTGACGACGATCGACCGTGTCGACGCTGCCTGGATCGGGACGGTCGATCACGACCGGAACGTGGTCGAACCCGCCGCACAGGCACACCTCCCGCCGGAGTTTCTGGACGACCAGTCGTTCTCGCTCGCCGACGACCGGCCAGCGCCCGAAGCGCAGGTTGCAGACGAGCGAACGGTCGTCGACGTCGATCGGATTCCGGTCGGCGTCCACGAGGAGCCGTGGCGAAACACGGCGTTGATCCACGGCTTCCGGTCGGTCGTCGCCGTCCCGATTCGACACGAGGAACTGTTTTACGGGACGCTTACCGTCTACAGTACCGAGACGGACGCACTCGACGAGCGAACGACGCGCCTCCTCGAGGAGTTCGGGACGCTGGTCGGGTTCGTCACGAACGCCGTCGAGCGCCGGGATGCCTTCGGTGACGACCAGATGGTCGATCTCACTGTCGACGTCGAACCCGGCGAGGAAGACGTCTGCGTGGCCCTCGCGTCCAGACTCGAGACGACCGTCGAGGTCGGGAACGTGACCCGTCGGAATCGCAACTCGCACGTGCTCCACTGTTCGATCGACGACGTCGATCCCGGGACGGTGACCGACGTGGTCGCGGAGATTCCGGGTCTCGAGTCGATCCGCCCGCTTTCTGAATCTGCCAGCACGGCCTACGAACTCGTCGTCGTCGACCAGTGTGTCGCCTCGCGGGCGGTCCCGATCAGTGCGCTCCTTCGGTCGATCCGGGTCACGCCGACGAACTGTCAGATCGTCTTTTCGGTCCCCGAGTACAGGGACTATCAGCGATTCCTCGAGCAGGTTCGTGACGTCTTTTCGGCTGCTACGCTCGTGGCCAAGCGACAGGCGTCGGAAGCCGGCTCCGTTCCCGTTCCGGAACTGCTCGAGGCGTCTCTCTCGGAGAAGCAAGACGAAGCGCTGCGAACGGCCTATCACAGCGGCTACTTCGACGACGATCGAAAGCGAACGGGTGCAGAGATCGCCACGTCGCTGGGGATCGCCCAGCCGACGTTCTCGAAGCGACTGCGCTCCGCCCAGCGGGATCTTCTGGCCGCTATTCTCGAATCCGACTCCCTCTAG
- a CDS encoding ABC transporter substrate-binding protein yields the protein MQIVTTLPSATETVARLGLEPVGVSHECDYPPGVESRPSITRSRVDARGSSAEIDRQVLSVTGTDGDGDTDTGVYDVDAETLEALEPELIVTQGMCDVCAVDEVVVADAVDQISADPEVLTTDPHTVGDVLDDVERIGRAVGRAGRAVDVRRRLEERIDRVRERTAGLEPDERPRVAIFDWTDPVMIAGHWTAELVEWAGGEYGLAGVGDRSQPREWADIREYDPEVVIVGPCGFDLEQVADNRTDLTEREGWADLTAVREGRVWAMDGNHYLNRPGPRLVETLEALARIVQPDRFGDAASEAAGDTLEAGDGAVTVDGDTLKVDGEPIAMPFADLTGRLEAGGQPSV from the coding sequence ATGCAAATCGTGACGACGCTCCCGTCGGCGACCGAGACGGTCGCCCGGCTGGGCCTCGAGCCGGTCGGTGTCTCCCACGAGTGTGACTATCCGCCGGGCGTCGAGTCCCGGCCCTCGATCACGCGCTCGCGCGTCGACGCACGTGGCTCGAGCGCCGAGATCGATCGGCAGGTACTCTCGGTTACAGGCACGGATGGGGACGGTGACACCGACACGGGCGTCTACGACGTCGACGCCGAGACGCTCGAGGCCCTCGAGCCGGAGCTGATCGTCACGCAGGGGATGTGTGACGTCTGTGCGGTCGACGAGGTTGTCGTCGCCGACGCCGTCGATCAAATCAGTGCCGATCCGGAGGTGTTGACGACCGATCCGCACACCGTCGGGGACGTGCTGGACGACGTCGAGCGGATCGGCCGGGCAGTTGGCCGGGCGGGTCGAGCCGTGGACGTACGCCGGCGACTCGAGGAGCGAATCGATCGCGTGCGCGAGCGGACGGCCGGCCTCGAGCCGGACGAGCGCCCGCGGGTGGCCATCTTCGACTGGACCGATCCCGTGATGATCGCGGGTCACTGGACGGCGGAACTGGTCGAGTGGGCCGGTGGTGAGTACGGGCTGGCCGGCGTTGGCGACCGGTCACAACCCCGCGAGTGGGCCGACATCCGCGAGTACGACCCCGAGGTCGTGATCGTCGGCCCCTGTGGGTTCGACCTCGAGCAGGTCGCCGATAACCGGACGGACCTCACCGAACGCGAGGGCTGGGCGGACCTGACGGCCGTTCGTGAGGGTCGCGTCTGGGCGATGGATGGCAACCACTACCTGAATCGACCGGGGCCCCGGCTGGTCGAGACGCTCGAGGCGCTCGCCCGGATCGTCCAGCCCGATCGGTTCGGCGACGCCGCGTCCGAGGCTGCAGGTGACACACTCGAGGCCGGCGATGGGGCAGTTACGGTCGACGGCGACACACTCAAGGTCGACGGCGAACCGATCGCCATGCCGTTCGCCGACCTGACGGGCCGACTCGAGGCCGGGGGCCAGCCCAGCGTCTGA
- a CDS encoding desampylase has product MAPESPPEDGPVLRVPAEIRDAILERARAGEPEEICGVFGGTFDPEESRVQSQYPADNVADTPRTRYRIDPEAQLEIFDRLEARGESIVGFYHSHPAGPPHPSETDAAAAAWPDRSYLIVSLEPRVVGSWRWRTTDDGDDGVDGDDTTDGDRAAETGHDGTFERERLVLE; this is encoded by the coding sequence ATGGCTCCTGAATCGCCACCCGAAGACGGGCCAGTGCTCCGGGTGCCAGCAGAAATCCGCGACGCGATCCTCGAGCGCGCTCGCGCGGGCGAACCCGAAGAAATATGCGGTGTCTTCGGCGGGACGTTCGACCCGGAAGAGAGCCGCGTCCAGTCCCAGTATCCGGCCGACAACGTCGCCGATACCCCCCGGACCCGCTATCGGATCGATCCCGAAGCCCAGCTCGAGATTTTCGACCGGCTCGAGGCTCGCGGCGAGTCGATCGTCGGATTCTACCACTCACACCCGGCGGGCCCGCCACACCCCAGCGAGACCGATGCCGCGGCGGCCGCCTGGCCGGATCGATCGTACCTGATCGTCTCGCTCGAGCCCCGGGTCGTTGGGTCGTGGCGCTGGCGTACGACCGACGATGGTGACGACGGTGTCGATGGTGACGATACTACCGACGGCGACCGTGCTGCGGAGACGGGACACGACGGGACGTTCGAACGTGAACGGCTCGTCCTCGAGTGA
- a CDS encoding sulfatase-like hydrolase/transferase, which produces MVDSESPPNVLLLLTDQERYDYSAPEGPPVETDAMDHLSATGMRFTRAITPISICSSARASLLTGQYPHNHGMLNNSHEADAIQRNLPPEIPTFSELLDANGYDCTYTGKWHVGDDETPESVGFTYLGGSDTHHDDIDEAFREYRRERGTPVGEETLEEVVYTGDDPRDEREGTFVAAKTSVDVEDTRPYFLADRTIEALETFGAGGDDGVEGANGADASPRFFHRADFYGPHHPYVVPEPYASMYDPDEIDPPGSYAETFDGKPGVHENYRHYRGVEHFDWEIWAEVIAKYRGFVTMIDDQLARILETLESTGLAGETVVVHASDHGDFAGGHRQFNKGPLMYDDTYRIPLQVRWPGVTEPDSTCDHPVHLHDLAPTFLEMAGCETPDAFDARSLVGLLEGGSGNGGGGGDGDRGEGKTGSAPGDWPDAAFAQYHGDEFGLYTQRMVRTRRYKYVYNGPDIDELYDLEADPAELQNLIDHPDYADVRETMRERLIAWMERTDDPNRGWVPAVLERAP; this is translated from the coding sequence ATGGTCGACTCCGAGTCACCGCCGAACGTCTTGCTCTTGCTGACCGACCAGGAGCGGTACGACTACAGCGCACCCGAGGGACCGCCGGTCGAGACCGACGCGATGGATCACCTCTCTGCGACGGGGATGCGCTTTACCCGGGCGATCACGCCGATCAGCATCTGCTCGAGCGCGCGGGCCTCCTTGCTGACCGGACAGTACCCCCACAATCACGGCATGCTGAACAACAGCCACGAGGCCGACGCCATCCAGCGGAACCTGCCACCAGAGATTCCGACGTTTTCCGAACTCCTCGACGCGAACGGCTACGACTGCACGTATACGGGAAAGTGGCACGTCGGCGACGACGAGACGCCCGAATCGGTCGGCTTCACCTACCTCGGCGGGAGCGACACCCACCACGACGACATCGACGAAGCATTTCGGGAGTACCGCCGCGAGCGCGGCACGCCAGTCGGCGAGGAGACCCTCGAGGAGGTCGTCTACACCGGTGACGATCCGCGAGACGAGCGCGAGGGGACGTTCGTCGCCGCGAAAACGTCCGTCGACGTCGAGGACACCCGGCCGTACTTCCTCGCCGACCGGACGATCGAGGCGCTCGAGACGTTCGGAGCGGGTGGAGACGACGGAGTTGAGGGCGCGAACGGTGCCGACGCAAGCCCGCGATTCTTCCACCGGGCTGACTTCTACGGCCCACACCACCCCTACGTGGTTCCCGAACCCTACGCGTCGATGTACGATCCCGACGAAATCGACCCACCGGGGAGCTACGCCGAGACCTTCGACGGCAAACCCGGCGTCCACGAGAACTACCGCCACTACCGGGGCGTCGAGCACTTCGACTGGGAGATCTGGGCCGAGGTGATCGCAAAGTACCGCGGATTCGTCACCATGATCGACGACCAGCTCGCGCGCATTCTCGAGACGCTCGAGTCGACGGGACTGGCGGGGGAGACGGTCGTCGTCCACGCGTCGGACCACGGCGACTTCGCCGGTGGGCACCGCCAGTTCAACAAGGGGCCGCTGATGTACGACGACACCTACCGCATCCCACTTCAGGTGCGATGGCCGGGAGTGACAGAGCCGGACTCGACCTGCGACCACCCGGTCCACCTCCACGACCTCGCACCGACGTTCCTCGAGATGGCCGGCTGTGAGACTCCCGACGCTTTCGACGCCCGGAGTCTCGTGGGGTTACTCGAGGGTGGAAGTGGGAATGGTGGGGGAGGTGGAGATGGGGATAGAGGCGAGGGCAAAACAGGCTCGGCCCCCGGCGACTGGCCCGACGCCGCCTTCGCCCAGTACCACGGCGACGAGTTCGGCCTCTACACCCAGCGGATGGTCCGGACGAGACGTTACAAGTACGTCTACAACGGCCCCGATATCGACGAACTCTACGACCTCGAGGCCGACCCGGCGGAGTTACAGAACCTGATCGACCACCCCGACTACGCCGACGTCCGGGAGACTATGCGCGAGCGGCTGATCGCGTGGATGGAGCGGACCGACGATCCGAATCGCGGCTGGGTGCCCGCGGTGCTCGAGCGAGCGCCCTGA
- a CDS encoding PaaI family thioesterase → MTDGTPETFSAVIGLEFTDRGEGWSRGEVTVSDELTNPNGVLHGGATYTMADTGMAVALQSELEPEERCATIEIKISYLEPVTEGTVVCETSLLRRGGSIAFLESEISHEDSVVARATGSFSIFTP, encoded by the coding sequence ATGACAGACGGGACTCCGGAAACGTTCTCGGCGGTGATCGGCCTCGAGTTCACCGACAGGGGCGAGGGGTGGTCTCGCGGCGAGGTGACCGTCAGCGACGAGTTGACGAATCCGAACGGGGTGCTCCACGGCGGGGCGACCTACACGATGGCGGACACGGGAATGGCGGTCGCCCTCCAGTCGGAACTCGAGCCCGAAGAGCGGTGTGCGACGATCGAAATCAAGATCAGTTACCTCGAGCCGGTCACCGAGGGGACCGTGGTCTGCGAGACGAGCCTCCTGCGGCGGGGCGGCTCGATCGCCTTCCTCGAGTCGGAGATCAGCCACGAGGACAGCGTCGTCGCGCGGGCGACGGGGTCGTTCTCGATTTTCACGCCCTGA
- a CDS encoding SDR family NAD(P)-dependent oxidoreductase yields MVELTDSVVVVTGAASGMGRSMALEFAGEGASVVVVDVDDDGIERVVAKIDDDGGEAIGVHGDVTDPDSVEGVVDRAVDEYGTVDVLINNAGILDDYAPVGETSLEQWNAVIGVNLDGVFMLTKAALPKLLEGDEEGVVINTASIAGKVAGGGGAAYTSSKHGVIGFTKQLSHDYGPEIRANAICPGAIETGMTEELIDAGEIEPMVAETPAGRHAQSEEVAAVALFLASDEASFVHGSAVDVDGGWLVD; encoded by the coding sequence ATGGTCGAACTTACCGACAGCGTCGTGGTCGTCACCGGAGCAGCGTCGGGTATGGGCCGGTCGATGGCACTCGAGTTCGCGGGCGAGGGTGCGTCGGTCGTCGTGGTGGACGTCGACGACGACGGCATCGAACGCGTCGTCGCGAAGATCGACGACGATGGTGGCGAGGCGATCGGGGTCCACGGCGACGTCACAGACCCGGACAGCGTCGAGGGCGTCGTCGACCGCGCGGTCGACGAGTACGGGACGGTCGACGTCCTGATCAACAACGCGGGCATCCTCGACGACTACGCGCCGGTCGGTGAGACCTCCCTCGAGCAGTGGAACGCGGTTATCGGCGTCAACCTCGACGGCGTCTTCATGCTGACGAAGGCGGCCCTGCCGAAACTGCTCGAGGGCGACGAAGAGGGCGTCGTTATCAACACCGCCTCGATCGCGGGGAAGGTCGCCGGTGGCGGTGGGGCAGCCTACACGTCCTCGAAACACGGCGTCATCGGCTTTACGAAGCAACTGTCCCACGACTACGGCCCCGAGATCCGGGCGAACGCGATCTGTCCGGGGGCTATCGAGACGGGGATGACCGAGGAGTTGATCGACGCCGGTGAGATCGAGCCGATGGTCGCCGAGACGCCCGCAGGCCGCCACGCCCAGTCAGAAGAGGTCGCCGCCGTCGCGCTGTTTCTCGCGAGCGACGAGGCCTCGTTCGTCCACGGGAGCGCCGTCGACGTCGACGGCGGCTGGCTCGTCGATTGA
- the hisS gene encoding histidine--tRNA ligase, with protein MYDRIKGFRDFYPGEMAARRQATDVLEDTARQYGFREIGTPALERAELWTDKSGDDIVEELYAFEDQGGRHVTLTPELTPTVARMVVAKQQELSKPIKWFSTRPFWRYEQVQQGRQREFYQTNVDIFGSAEPEADAEILAWAADALTSLGLTGEHFEFRISHRDILGGVLETYDADVEIDEAIRAVDKSDKISQAEYHDLLVEAGLTYDQAAEFDELIAAGDLEDVKAFADTERVDDAVENLQAVLAAAEDFGAREYCTISLETARGLDYYTGVVFECFDSTGEVSRSIFGGGRYDDLIESFGGQPTPAVGVAPGHATLSLLCQRAGVWPEEAVTTDYYVLTVGDTRAEAARITRELRDRGHVVETDVAGRSFGAQMNYADSIDAETVVIVGEQDLANDEVTIKDMASGDQTQVPVEAFPGDATRPTFEDYS; from the coding sequence ATGTACGACCGGATCAAGGGCTTTCGTGACTTCTACCCCGGCGAGATGGCCGCCCGCCGGCAGGCGACGGACGTCCTCGAGGACACCGCACGGCAGTATGGCTTCCGCGAAATCGGGACACCGGCGCTCGAGCGCGCGGAACTGTGGACGGACAAGAGCGGCGACGACATCGTCGAGGAACTGTACGCCTTCGAAGACCAGGGCGGGCGACACGTCACGCTGACGCCCGAACTGACGCCGACGGTCGCGCGGATGGTCGTCGCGAAGCAACAGGAACTGTCGAAGCCGATCAAGTGGTTCTCGACGCGGCCGTTCTGGCGCTACGAGCAGGTCCAGCAGGGTCGCCAGCGGGAGTTCTACCAGACCAACGTCGACATCTTCGGCTCGGCAGAACCCGAAGCCGACGCCGAGATTCTGGCGTGGGCCGCCGACGCACTGACGAGCCTCGGTCTGACGGGCGAGCACTTCGAGTTCCGCATCTCCCACCGCGACATTCTGGGCGGCGTGCTCGAAACCTACGACGCCGACGTCGAGATCGACGAGGCGATTCGCGCCGTCGACAAGTCCGACAAGATTTCGCAGGCCGAGTACCACGACCTGCTGGTCGAGGCCGGTCTCACCTACGATCAGGCCGCCGAGTTCGACGAGTTGATCGCCGCCGGCGATCTCGAGGACGTGAAGGCGTTCGCCGACACCGAGCGCGTCGACGACGCCGTCGAGAACTTGCAGGCGGTCCTCGCCGCGGCCGAGGACTTCGGGGCGCGAGAGTACTGTACGATCTCCCTCGAGACCGCACGCGGGCTCGATTACTACACGGGCGTCGTCTTCGAGTGTTTCGACTCCACTGGCGAGGTCTCGCGGTCGATCTTCGGTGGCGGCCGGTACGACGACCTGATCGAGTCCTTCGGCGGCCAGCCGACCCCCGCCGTCGGCGTCGCACCGGGTCACGCCACCCTCTCGTTGCTCTGTCAGCGCGCGGGCGTCTGGCCCGAGGAGGCGGTGACGACCGACTACTACGTCCTCACAGTCGGCGATACCCGGGCGGAAGCCGCGCGAATCACCCGCGAGTTGCGCGACCGTGGCCACGTCGTCGAGACCGACGTCGCGGGTCGCTCGTTCGGCGCGCAGATGAACTACGCGGACTCGATCGACGCCGAGACGGTCGTCATCGTCGGCGAGCAGGACCTCGCGAACGACGAGGTGACGATCAAAGACATGGCCTCGGGCGACCAGACGCAGGTGCCGGTCGAGGCGTTCCCCGGCGACGCGACGCGGCCGACGTTCGAGGATTACTCGTAG
- a CDS encoding DUF7411 family protein: MDLGLLYSGGKDSTLAALFLDDFYDVTLVTGHFGVTDDWRHARETADRIGFEFDRLELDRAVAEEAATTIREDGFPRNGIQQVHVHALERLAADGYDAIADGTRRDDRVPTVSRAQAQSLEDRHDVDYVAPLSGFGRAAVDRLVESTLEVTVGPSEEIRRADYEAELRAIIADEEGTEAIEDLFPAHEQTYVTDVRQPHSGI; this comes from the coding sequence ATGGACCTCGGATTGCTCTACAGTGGGGGGAAAGACTCGACGCTGGCGGCGCTCTTCCTCGACGACTTCTACGACGTTACCCTGGTGACCGGCCACTTCGGCGTCACCGACGACTGGCGACACGCCCGCGAGACCGCCGACCGGATCGGCTTCGAGTTCGACCGGCTCGAGCTCGACCGTGCGGTCGCCGAAGAGGCCGCCACGACGATCCGCGAGGACGGCTTTCCACGCAACGGCATCCAGCAGGTACACGTCCACGCCCTCGAGCGGCTGGCCGCCGACGGCTACGACGCGATCGCCGACGGCACCCGCCGTGACGACCGGGTGCCGACGGTCTCCCGGGCGCAGGCCCAGAGTCTCGAGGATCGCCACGACGTCGACTACGTCGCGCCGCTATCGGGCTTCGGCCGCGCTGCAGTGGATCGACTGGTCGAGTCGACCCTCGAGGTGACCGTCGGGCCGAGCGAGGAGATTCGCCGGGCCGACTACGAGGCGGAGTTGCGGGCGATTATCGCCGACGAGGAAGGGACAGAAGCGATCGAGGACCTGTTCCCGGCACACGAACAGACGTACGTGACGGACGTCCGGCAGCCTCACAGCGGAATCTGA
- a CDS encoding DNA-binding protein — protein MSGTPDEEKLEELRQKKMEQLQEQAEAQQEGGSEQEAAQQQAEAQKQALLRQHLTDEARKRLNTVKMSKPQFGEQVERQVVALAQSGRIQGKIDDDKMKQLLSELKPDSKRFDIQRR, from the coding sequence ATGAGCGGAACGCCAGACGAGGAGAAACTCGAGGAGCTACGACAGAAGAAGATGGAGCAGTTACAGGAACAGGCCGAAGCCCAGCAAGAAGGCGGTTCCGAACAGGAGGCCGCCCAGCAGCAAGCCGAGGCCCAGAAGCAGGCGTTGCTCCGGCAGCACCTGACCGACGAGGCCCGAAAACGGCTCAACACGGTCAAGATGAGCAAGCCCCAGTTCGGCGAGCAGGTCGAACGGCAGGTCGTCGCGCTGGCCCAGAGCGGGCGCATCCAGGGCAAGATCGACGACGACAAGATGAAACAGCTCCTCTCGGAACTGAAACCCGACTCGAAACGCTTCGACATCCAACGACGCTAA